The window GCAACACCTGACTTCAGTCACTTCACAGTTTTCAAACGTTCACAATAAAGGGATTATAGGAAGCGAATTAGATAGGAAAAATTATTCAGTAGTTctcgtttcctttttttttttttcagcagtgaCTGTGTTACAAAAGGTGGACATACTGTAGCTTCTATTCCTGTTAGTGACCTCCATGCATGAGTGCAAAGGCCACTCAACAGGCTGCAAAAACAAGAGCAGCGCCTATTTGAAAATGACCCTTCTTCATCCAGTATGGTGCAGTacagttcacttcctgaatgGAAGCACACGTGTCAACACATCCAGTGTTTTCCTGAGGACAAAGACAATGACATTAACTTATTAATAAAGTAAGTGACCagattgtttatttcttctgtcaTCGTTGAAAATATCAAGCCTAAAGCTTCCGAGACTGCAGTAGGTGGAGTCAATCAGAGAAGGAAGAGTTTGCAGGTTTCGTAAGAGCCAGGCGTGGCCTTGCATTCATTACAAAGGCAACTCAACTGGCTGCAAAAACAAGTGCAGCGCCAATTTGAAAATGACCCTTCTTTCACTTGTTTCAAagactaaataaaacatttgcaaaAAAGGAAAGATACAGACATGTTTATTCGATCAAACTAATATCTAAGGCCAAATCTAGAAATATGAAGAGAGAGTCTTCACACAAATTGATGTTTATATACACTTTATTTACACGGAACAATGATCACAACAGCTCAAACCTTCACAGTGAGTGCCTGAAAATCATCTCGGTTCATGTTATTCTGAATAGCAAAAGAGGTAGAAATGAgttttgaatgaaaaaataataatatatgcACAAAACTCGACATCGCTACAGTATAAACATTATTTACAAATCAGTGTCGTCGTAGAAacacattgcaaaaaaaaaaaaaaactgttaataGTGCTTAAAATGCTCTTGACCAGCTCTTGTGCTCCAGTTCAAAGTCTACAAAACATATTCTCTGAGATCATGAACAGTTCACTGCATCAGATTGATTAGCTACTGAAAAGACAATTAATAGGTTCAATTCAAAGAGACATTAGGGTCCAGTTTGAGTCGACATATTTCATAACCCATTggctatttttttaaaaaaacatcatcaataATAGCATTCAACCACTTCCTGTCTAACAATGTAGTTAGCTAGAGTTACACTTAGCAACAGAAAAGGCATGAATTATTAGCTAACCACACAAGGCTGGCTAACAGCGCTGTTGGCAGGCTAATGCTACTTTTAGCTAGAAACTGGGCAAGTGTTAACATTAGCTGTTATAATTTAGCTTTAGGTTCGTAATGGGTATCGAATGCGTTTGTTAACCTAGAAATAAGCCCTCATGTCACTCCAGATTGTACTCCCCATTGTCTTATCAGTTACTAAAGCAACCTGACAACAGTGCAATGATTCCCATCGTTTATAagatttgaaaacatttgagcCTCACACCACCAGCATGACACTAAAGAAAAAGTGCTGCATGTGAATATTGTGAGTTGTATTTAAAGACTACCAGGATGATTCATTTATTAGTATTGGTAATTTATTTCCTGAATTTGAGCATTTGTAAATCAGCCACTGGTCAAGCTTGCTGGAGGAGGCAGCGTTTTCTACCTGTAGGCTGCAGTTCTCCTCTAAAATGTACGTGTGTCTCTAAACCAGCAGCACAAAAAGTGTCCTGGCCCCCCGTCCCCTACTGTGACGCCCATGTTTCACTGCTGTGCTCcgacgctgctgctgctgctgcctgaacCGCAGGGCACTGCCAGGACTCTGCGTTTGTGGGCAAAACGTTCAGACTAGTCAGGACCTCCTGCGCCGTCTTTCCCAGCATGCCCTGCATGTCACAGACAAAGCGGTACACGTAGCGCTTGCCCGCCGTCTTGTGAATGATGTTTTTGTGGTAGTAGTACCGCAGGCCACGGCTCAACTTCTCGTAGTTCATCTTGGGTTTGTTCTTGCATTGGCCCCAGCGCTTTGCCACCTGTATGAgcagcaaataaacacaaagagtttgatttgtgttctgtaagatgaaaaacattgaaaacgCTCTCCATGTACAGTAACGGTGGAAGAAGCACTTTAAAGTGAGAGTACAGAAGTAATGCCAGTAGAACTCCATCATAGCATAAGACAGTGTGGAGAATTTAGTGTTGAAGGAGTTAAAGGGGGAGCTAGTTTTAAAGGGAGCAATATCTActgaataaaattaaaatgagcttactatatgatcagacattaaggaacatgctttgttgaagtgctggcttctctgacaacaatgcagcagccagcatgtcctccttctaagtttagattctggtcctgaatggtaggttttgtttggaccacagaaggtaggcggttttaaggcagcgatggaagcgggcaagagaactggttcagatataactgattctacccgaccttaaatgcctctgcatgtttctaataagctccacaagcagcagcttttgaaaaatggagacaggtaagaacgcagaaaggtttaaagactgatgcagagcttttgttttgtttgagaggGGACATTTTGAAACTGCTGGTTTTTGTTCTTATACTATTTCCTTAATGAGATTATTCCAAGCATTCTTATTGCATCTACACAAGTTGAAAGAAGGACCTtattaccacacacacacaaaaatcaatttaactACAAACCTGCAGATTCTACTTCAGTAAAAAGGCTACATGGTAGTCAGAAGGATTGCAAAACAGAATTCTTCCTCACCTCTGAGGGGTCGGACATCTTAAACTCCCAGCCGTCTCCCGTCCAGGAGATGAAGGTCCGACAGGCGGAGTCCAGAAGTAACTCTAGTAAAAACTGCCACAGCTGGATCGGCCCAGACCCTgaattaatgaataaataaataaacaatatttacattaaataatTTATCGTAGGTTACAGAAGGCAACTGGAGTCATTATcacaagtttatttttaattaacttttatAATTGGTTAATAAAGTAATCAGATCATCTTATGTTAAAGCAGCATCACAACTGGGTAAAAAAACTATTgaataagtaaaacaaaaatttCAACAAAATCACAGGAAAAGCCATAAAATGGGCCCTGCCTCATGATTTAATCCTTAAGACTTTTGCATCATCGACAATGTAATGTGTTAGCTTTTCAAGGTGGAGCTGATGTTTCACTACTTTAAACACTGTTACGGTAAATCAAACAATCTCTAACAGGTAAAGCAAATGTATTCAATTAGCTTTTTATTGCATGTAAAGACTAGAATATCTTGGTTTCTGGCTCAACATTCATGCAGTCTTTCAAATAATGCCGTTGTGATTTTGACACATTTGTATAAACAATGTAAAATCTCGTCATCTTAGCGTTAAAGAGCAGCTCAGACTTGACGAGAGAGCGAGTATTCACCTGGATATGCTGACATTCCCGTCatctgtccctccctctctggCCTCTGTGGGTGTGGGGTTTTGCGTTTGACCACACGGGGGCAGTACTGCTCCGTGGATTGAGGACTGAGGTCCGAGGGGCAGGAGGCCGTCGGCTGGTGTGGGAGGGGAGCAGTGAAGCTGTGGGAGGAGTACTCGGGCCAGAAGGACGAGGACAGCCTCGGCCTGTCTGAGTCGTAAAGTTCAGCCGGGTGACACGAGTAGCTCTGATCTGTCTCACCTTTAACAAAGACCAGAATTAGACACGGCACTGCATTTGTAGCCCACTAACAAACTCTTTTAGATAGGAAAAGTGGAAATGTCTTACTTTGTAATGTATTTGACCCTTTTGCAGGTACGAAGGGGCTGTTGCTGCCCTCAATGGAGGGGCTGAATTGTCCATTCTGAGGCACCAGACCCTGGTACGTCTGTGGAGACTCCTGGTATCCAGTTTGAGGCTGGTCTACTGTCAGCCCGTCTGTTCATTGAAAAGAAAGTTagtcacaaaaagaaaagcctttaaatatgtaCTTTATGAACATTATAAGGCCGCACAGTCCAATAAGGCTCACCATGTGGGTACGAGGCCCACCAGTTGAACTCCTGGTACGAGTCCAGGTTGAAGAGAGCCGTGTCACTGGTGCTCactggaaagaaagaaaaaacagcaaacatggtGAGATAACCACCAATATTTCACTCATTTTGCATCCATTAATGTGtggatgttttgtgttgttgttgttgttggtatttaGAAGTTTCACCTTTAGTGTCATATGGGTGAGAAGCTTTCGGCGGCTCTGCGTAGCTGCTTTCTGTGACATACTGCTGCTGTCCAGGTGCTTTGCTGTCTAACAGAAAAGACAGGTCTTCACCAGGGTAGTCTGGAGATTAAACACAGTGCAGACAGATGGAGTCGGTGAATGATGATGACGGCAGGATAGAGGCATATTACATGCTTGGGAAGGACCAAATCAATGATTGGTTTTTCAAAggcaacttttgttttgttttttttgttttttttgggggggggggggggggggatagctGCTTCGCTTCTGGTTTTTATTGACTTCCATTCAAATCATGAGCGTGTCGAAATATTCACTGTCAGAGACTCCAAATGTTCTTTGAATAAGTAATAAGTAATATCCACTGATTGTGAAAACTAGTTATTTTTTTGGATGCATTTAGGCGCTGTGGGGAAATCCAGACTTCAGAATCAGCTGCTTCGTAGATaaattcaaacaactttttcAGGCAGGATGTGAATATTAACATCCATTTTGGTGACTGCAtagtttgttttcctttttaccAAACATGTGAGTGCATTGGCTTCTTGGCATTTGGAGTGTTGAATTTTAGATATTGGAGCAACCAATGAACGCACCACAGTTAAACAGCTCAGGCTCGCAGCTCAAGTGTTTTACACTacacacaaacaatacaaacagctttctacaatgtattttttaaaatcttttcgaCTTCTTACTGTGTCAGAATAAATTTAACACCAGAGGGTGCTAAAATGCggaaagtacatttaaaaatgtaaacaacaaatcACTGATTTGGTCCTTGAAGATGGTCgaatttgttctttttatttttatgtatctTAACTGGGGATGttgactaaagaaaaaaaagccatttgttTACTGTCGAATCAGCACCAGGCACTCAAGCCCATGCACCTCAACTCAATGGATGGAGGAAacaagggagggagggggaggaagagagaagaggaaacgCCAGTGGAGGGAGTGTGACAGAGtagtgatggagggatggagaggggaggaaggagggggtcTTTAAATCTGTTGGAGGAGGAAGTCTGGAGGAAAGGATTAGGggagactgagagaaacagggtGGTCAGGTTAAAAGACACTCCCTCTCGGTCTTTGCCTACCTCAGCCCATTCAAGCattatttcacacacacatattcacagagccccccccacacacacacacacacacactatcctgATATCGCCCCTATGTTTGAGTGAGAACCACCCAAAACCCCGGGTCTGTGTCAAGGTCTCATTGAGAAAGCTGTGACAGATGTGATGATGCAGTCTGCGCAAATATTTCCTCTGTCCTTCAGCTGCTCAGGTTCAGAGGAAACAGATCGTGCAAACATTgatgaaagggggggggggaaaaagagagaTCCATGCTGTGAAACCCTGAACCAGTCATAAGTCATGATGTTTAAAACTTGTGATGGACAAAGCAAAAGTCAGGTGATTCCCTAAACTCACCATATGATGCAAAGTCAAAGCCAGCTGGCACCTCCTGTGTCCTGAAGTCTTCTGTGTAATATCCCGTCTGACAAACCTCCATCTGTGGTGAAAGAGTCCTGATTACAACTTCTGTCATCACTGCAACTTTGATTCTTTGTCAATATCCGAAGGCAGAGGCATTTACGACACTGTGCACTTCAAATCACTTTGGAGATATAAAGCTCAGGTATTCATATCACACTTATTataacattttttcttttaaacataactttaaattaatttaaaaaaatcaagacatcagtggagagaaaaataagacaaattGTGAtgttactattattattatttaaaatattacagaCACTACAAGCTGGCTATTATGAATGAATGGCATTGCTTCCAGTACTCATTAAAGAGATAtcttaaaaacaatacttaagTAAAGCCCCTACCTTTATTTTCGAGTCTTTGCTGTCCAAGTCTCTGTCTCCTGTTTTGATGAAAGAGTCCCAGTACATCTCCGTGTTTTACGCCGTTTTCTACTTTTACACCCTAAAATATAGACTATATCCAgcgcaaaacaacaacaacaacgagtGTGGTCAGTGGTCTCACTCCGGGCCCATTATAAGCGCAGcggaggaggtgggaggggcgcgtccccccccccccccccccccctcccgcgTAGCGTCGTGACCAGCGCTGTTGGAGCGTGACGTCACACATTGCCCTCCCTAACAGCAAGAGGCAAAAGAGTCATTCATGAAAGACTCACATGCCGTAAATCCTCCGGCAAACTATCACGACGAGTGTTAATCGATTACCAGTGTTGGAAGAACTTAGTTTACTTTGCTGAGGATGTGAAAGTGTCAAAGTGCAGAAATACACCAATAAAATATCTAACAGCCTATAGGCGACTAAAAGTAGAATACCCTAATTAAGGGCCTAAAAGGTTTCCTAATTAGAGCAGCGATATGGCTCTCCTCCCTTACAATTTATAAAGGTCTCATTTTCACGATAAGAAGAAGTGACGCTAAATCACTCAAAAAAGTGTCAAATATGAGTAAATGTATATCCATGACTGATCATGAAACTACAGCCCATAGGTTATAGTAGCCTATTTTTTAGGTTTTGAGGCATAATTAAGGTAGGCCTTAATTATGTTACTTTAGTTGTGCAGCCTTGTGGAGAAATACACTGTACAATCATCGTCAATAAGAGTATTTATCAAGAACAAACGTAGggctaaagaagaagaatgcgGGCAAATGTGCCctattatgaaaaataaataaaaataaaggctATATATGCTTTAAGGTTAAACCTTAACTGAGGCATTACAAACTCATATATAGCCTATTGAGTAGGCTACAGACAAAGTCTTGTTCTAAAAAGCACGACTATGTGACTGTcgtaaaatataaaactaaacCCATCATTATTCTGATCAGCTTTGAATTTATTAACAGGCCTATACGTGTCAGTGAAAGGACTTATTGGTTAACCGATCAAAACATATAAAAATGGTGATAATAAATTAGTGTCATAGTCCTCAAGCAAACATCAAACTGTTGGTCGGAAtaagcaaaacatttaaagtctgGTCATTTCTTCCTATCACTATTTCCATAGGCTACACAAAACgagat is drawn from Labrus bergylta chromosome 8, fLabBer1.1, whole genome shotgun sequence and contains these coding sequences:
- the etsrp gene encoding ETS1-related protein isoform X2 — encoded protein: MYWDSFIKTGDRDLDSKDSKIKMEVCQTGYYTEDFRTQEVPAGFDFASYDSKAPGQQQYVTESSYAEPPKASHPYDTKVSTSDTALFNLDSYQEFNWWASYPHDGLTVDQPQTGYQESPQTYQGLVPQNGQFSPSIEGSNSPFVPAKGSNTLQSETDQSYSCHPAELYDSDRPRLSSSFWPEYSSHSFTAPLPHQPTASCPSDLSPQSTEQYCPRVVKRKTPHPQRPEREGQMTGMSAYPGSGPIQLWQFLLELLLDSACRTFISWTGDGWEFKMSDPSEVAKRWGQCKNKPKMNYEKLSRGLRYYYHKNIIHKTAGKRYVYRFVCDMQGMLGKTAQEVLTSLNVLPTNAESWQCPAVQAAAAAASEHSSETWASQ
- the etsrp gene encoding ETS1-related protein isoform X1, with the translated sequence MYWDSFIKTGDRDLDSKDSKIKMEVCQTGYYTEDFRTQEVPAGFDFASYDYPGEDLSFLLDSKAPGQQQYVTESSYAEPPKASHPYDTKVSTSDTALFNLDSYQEFNWWASYPHDGLTVDQPQTGYQESPQTYQGLVPQNGQFSPSIEGSNSPFVPAKGSNTLQSETDQSYSCHPAELYDSDRPRLSSSFWPEYSSHSFTAPLPHQPTASCPSDLSPQSTEQYCPRVVKRKTPHPQRPEREGQMTGMSAYPGSGPIQLWQFLLELLLDSACRTFISWTGDGWEFKMSDPSEVAKRWGQCKNKPKMNYEKLSRGLRYYYHKNIIHKTAGKRYVYRFVCDMQGMLGKTAQEVLTSLNVLPTNAESWQCPAVQAAAAAASEHSSETWASQ